DNA sequence from the Brachybacterium avium genome:
GCGATGTTCGCCGGCTGCGCTCCGATCCCGGTCTGGTCAGGCAAGACCGAGGGGAGAGTCCGTCTGAACAGGGGCGGAAATCGTCAGTTGAATTGCGCGATCCACCGCATCGCCCTCACTCAAGTCCGTCTCGAAGGACCCGGTAAGGAGTACTACGACCGGCTCCGCGAACAGGGCAAGACCGTGATGGAAGCCCTCCGCTGCTTGAAGAGCGCGATCGCCCGCCGCATCTGGCGCGCTCTCACCCGTGCCCACGCCGAAGCCCTCGCCACCACCCCGATCCCACTGAACCCCACCTCAACGACTTGCGTACCGCAAGCCGCTTGACATAGGAGATACCCATGGCTCCTACGACAGAGGCTTCCCAGTCACTGCGCGAAACGCTCAGCGCGCGCCGCGGTGAGATCGTCGAGGTTCTTCTGCGCTACGGAGCGCACAATCCTCGCGTCTTCGGCTCTGTCGCTCGCGGCGATGCCATGGCCTCCAGCGACATCGACCTGTTGGTCGACCTCGAGCCGCACCGAGGCAATGAACTGATGCGCGTCGCCGGCATCGGTGAGGAGCTCAGTCTGCTGATGGGCGTCAGGGTCGACGTGGTGACCGCGTCATTGCTCAGAGATCCCGTCTCGCGCACCGCTCTCGCCGATGCGGTCAGTCTGTGAGCAGAACGTCGGACCAGCGCTTCACATCGTCGATCACGAGCTCCTCCCGTTGGCCGAGACGCTGAAGAAACGGCTCCGCTGAACCGGCTCCACCAACTTGCGCGGGAACTCCACCGGGAGCGTCGCTAGGACTCCGTCTGCTGCGAGCTGTCCTCGAGGTGGCGGTAGATGAACGCCTCGACCTGGCCGTCCGGGGTGTGCACGGAGATCGGGATGCGCGCATACCCCTCGCCCTCGAAGTCGTCGAGCCGGTCCCAGTTCGCGGGGAGATCCGCCGAGTCGAGGACGTGCACCTCCACCTGCTCGCCGCCTGGATCGGGGACGAACGCCGGGTAGCCGTGGCCGTGGGTCCTCCCCCATCCGTCCTGGCTCAGGT
Encoded proteins:
- a CDS encoding nucleotidyltransferase family protein; the protein is MAPTTEASQSLRETLSARRGEIVEVLLRYGAHNPRVFGSVARGDAMASSDIDLLVDLEPHRGNELMRVAGIGEELSLLMGVRVDVVTASLLRDPVSRTALADAVSL
- a CDS encoding gamma-glutamylcyclotransferase family protein, which produces MSSTPLSHRLATYGTLAPGRSNHHHVAELRGRWSLGYVRGHLSQDGWGRTHGHGYPAFVPDPGGEQVEVHVLDSADLPANWDRLDDFEGEGYARIPISVHTPDGQVEAFIYRHLEDSSQQTES